Proteins encoded in a region of the Paenibacillus sp. W2I17 genome:
- a CDS encoding carbohydrate ABC transporter permease, which yields MNPTAIKRINRALAYLCLIVASAFFMIPFIWLLSTSLKPLTQIFTFPPEWIPRPILWSNYSRAVEYIPFWTYLKNTAIITIVSTLGVIISCPLVAYSFAKLEYRGRGLLFFVTLAVMMIPGQVTMIPLFLLFTKLGWVGTPLPLIVPQFFGVPIYIFLLRQFFMGLPDALREAARLDGASEFRIYLQIMFPLAKSAVLAVALFQFMGSWTDFMGPLLYLTNEPSYTVSLGLQQFQSQKGSEWGLLMAVSTLMTLPIIVLFFFLQKTFISGITFSGIKG from the coding sequence ATGAATCCTACCGCTATCAAAAGAATCAATCGTGCGTTAGCCTATTTATGTCTAATTGTTGCTTCTGCATTTTTCATGATTCCGTTCATATGGCTGCTTTCGACTTCTCTTAAACCACTCACACAAATCTTTACATTCCCACCAGAGTGGATTCCGCGTCCAATTCTGTGGAGTAATTATTCCCGTGCTGTTGAGTATATCCCTTTCTGGACATATCTGAAAAACACGGCGATTATAACTATCGTTAGTACGCTTGGTGTGATCATATCCTGTCCCTTGGTTGCATATAGTTTTGCCAAGTTAGAGTACCGTGGGAGAGGTTTACTTTTCTTTGTTACCCTTGCTGTTATGATGATCCCCGGACAGGTGACAATGATTCCTCTATTCCTGTTGTTTACTAAATTAGGTTGGGTAGGAACACCTCTTCCACTGATTGTACCCCAATTTTTTGGAGTGCCCATTTACATTTTTCTATTGCGGCAGTTTTTCATGGGACTGCCTGATGCCCTGCGCGAAGCGGCCCGCTTAGACGGCGCTAGTGAGTTCCGCATATATTTACAGATCATGTTTCCACTAGCCAAATCCGCCGTATTAGCCGTGGCATTGTTTCAATTTATGGGGAGCTGGACTGATTTCATGGGCCCCTTGCTCTATTTAACCAATGAACCATCTTACACGGTTTCGCTCGGATTGCAGCAATTTCAGAGTCAAAAGGGATCCGAATGGGGTCTATTAATGGCGGTATCCACCTTGATGACATTACCTATTATTGTTTTGTTCTTTTTTCTTCAAAAGACGTTTATTAGCGGCATTACATTTAGTGGTATAAAAGGTTGA
- a CDS encoding carbohydrate ABC transporter permease, giving the protein MAKLADPVKVNAIPSARKRALHRTNVIGWLFASPWAIGLLCFYAIPMLMSIYFSFTTYSILQPGEFVGMNNYKDLFHDPLFWKSIYNTLYFTVFFVPLSIFFGVALAMMLNMKVKGMAVFRTIFFLPTLVPQVALAVLWMWLLHPNFGLVNGMLANIGIDGPSWLGGESWSKPSLILMSLWGIGQAVVIYLAGLGDIPEEYYEAAQIDGANWFQKTRKVTLPLLTPVIFYNLVMGMIGAFQQFTLPYTLTKGQGTPANSMTFYVMYLYENGFRYFKMGYASAMAWILFIIVMALTGIIFITSKRWVHYQGK; this is encoded by the coding sequence ATGGCGAAACTGGCCGATCCAGTTAAAGTAAACGCAATTCCATCGGCAAGGAAACGAGCACTCCACAGAACCAATGTGATTGGTTGGCTGTTTGCTTCACCTTGGGCTATAGGGCTGCTGTGCTTTTATGCAATTCCGATGCTAATGTCCATCTACTTCAGCTTCACGACTTACAGCATTCTGCAGCCTGGTGAATTTGTCGGAATGAATAATTATAAAGATCTTTTCCATGATCCTCTGTTTTGGAAATCCATATACAATACGCTTTATTTTACCGTATTTTTTGTTCCCTTAAGTATATTTTTCGGTGTGGCACTCGCTATGATGTTGAATATGAAGGTCAAGGGTATGGCTGTATTCAGAACGATCTTTTTCTTGCCTACACTTGTTCCACAAGTGGCTTTGGCTGTTCTGTGGATGTGGCTGTTACATCCAAACTTCGGATTGGTGAACGGGATGTTAGCGAATATCGGTATCGATGGGCCTTCCTGGCTTGGTGGTGAGTCGTGGTCCAAGCCCTCTCTCATTCTGATGTCGCTTTGGGGTATTGGGCAAGCTGTCGTCATCTACCTTGCTGGATTAGGAGACATCCCTGAGGAGTACTATGAAGCGGCGCAAATCGATGGAGCTAACTGGTTTCAGAAAACGAGAAAGGTAACGCTGCCTTTGCTCACTCCCGTTATTTTCTACAACCTTGTCATGGGAATGATTGGTGCATTCCAACAGTTTACTCTTCCCTATACGTTGACCAAAGGGCAAGGAACTCCTGCAAATTCCATGACTTTTTACGTCATGTATTTATATGAGAACGGATTCAGGTATTTCAAAATGGGTTATGCCTCCGCAATGGCATGGATCTTATTTATTATCGTTATGGCATTAACCGGAATTATTTTTATTACGTCTAAACGCTGGGTTCATTATCAAGGGAAATAA
- a CDS encoding ABC transporter substrate-binding protein yields the protein MRRSKKIAFPILVCFLVMLLLVTACSTNGGSSDQAGEGITTVTMWHGLTSIDLDNMNKVVKAFEEKNPTIKMNLVYTESNEGSDQKLLTAVAGGNPPDVALFDRFKVGTWAAQGSLTDLSSMAAESGIRKEMYYPFAWEESSYQGKLYAMPMDTDSRLLFYNKDHFKEVGLDPNKPPQTIAELEAAADKLTIKEGKRFKRIGFIPWYSQGWLYTWGWAFGGEFQDAATGKITANDPKVVEALQWMTDFGKKYNVEDIAGFTSAAGTEEMDPFISGQVSMKISGNFTVKGIEKFKPDLNYGVAPIPTPTGTNFTTWSGGGSAIIPKGAKNVAAAWKFLEFLGKEEGQTLLNADSQISVIDSVNDKYGYKDDPIMKEFINILPNSHNRPVIPEGQLLWNELASATEKATRGNGTPKENLDRVTETVNKALEKYDK from the coding sequence ATGAGGAGATCCAAAAAAATCGCATTTCCAATTCTTGTTTGCTTTCTGGTTATGTTACTACTTGTAACGGCTTGTTCAACGAATGGAGGCTCTAGCGATCAGGCCGGAGAGGGGATTACAACGGTTACGATGTGGCATGGTCTTACCTCAATTGATTTAGATAATATGAATAAAGTCGTGAAGGCATTTGAAGAGAAAAACCCTACGATCAAAATGAATTTGGTTTATACAGAATCCAACGAGGGATCCGATCAGAAGCTGCTGACTGCAGTCGCAGGCGGCAATCCTCCTGACGTTGCACTTTTCGATCGGTTTAAGGTCGGTACTTGGGCTGCGCAAGGTTCTCTTACTGACTTATCCTCGATGGCAGCAGAATCCGGAATACGTAAGGAAATGTATTATCCATTTGCATGGGAGGAGTCCAGTTATCAAGGAAAGCTTTATGCAATGCCGATGGATACGGACTCTCGCCTGCTATTTTACAATAAGGATCATTTCAAAGAAGTGGGGTTGGATCCCAACAAACCACCACAAACGATCGCCGAGCTTGAAGCGGCCGCCGATAAGTTAACCATCAAGGAAGGTAAACGTTTCAAACGGATCGGGTTCATCCCATGGTATTCGCAAGGCTGGCTGTATACTTGGGGATGGGCATTTGGAGGAGAATTCCAGGATGCTGCCACCGGCAAAATTACGGCAAATGATCCTAAAGTCGTGGAAGCGCTACAATGGATGACCGACTTCGGCAAAAAATACAATGTCGAGGATATTGCCGGATTCACAAGTGCAGCGGGTACGGAGGAAATGGATCCGTTCATTTCCGGTCAAGTCAGCATGAAGATAAGTGGAAACTTTACGGTGAAGGGTATCGAAAAATTTAAGCCGGATTTAAACTACGGTGTTGCACCAATACCGACCCCAACAGGTACTAATTTTACGACATGGTCGGGAGGCGGGTCCGCTATTATCCCTAAAGGCGCCAAGAACGTCGCTGCTGCTTGGAAATTCCTCGAATTCTTAGGGAAAGAAGAGGGGCAAACGTTATTAAACGCTGACTCTCAAATTTCCGTTATCGATTCGGTTAACGACAAATACGGTTACAAGGACGATCCGATTATGAAGGAATTTATCAATATTTTACCCAATTCACATAACCGCCCGGTTATTCCTGAAGGCCAGCTGCTGTGGAATGAGTTAGCTTCCGCTACGGAAAAGGCTACCCGCGGTAACGGTACTCCGAAAGAGAACCTGGATAGAGTAACAGAGACTGTTAATAAGGCTTTGGAAAAATACGACAAATAG